The Pelobates fuscus isolate aPelFus1 chromosome 2, aPelFus1.pri, whole genome shotgun sequence genome has a segment encoding these proteins:
- the CMPK2 gene encoding UMP-CMP kinase 2, mitochondrial isoform X1 gives MWSSFRLHSHSLCKRQTARFKALLVNMSSLSQGCADWRSRLFAVDANTSLGIPDPFYFTCANSSHHLPSLNAQEWPVLAQVGSAHSVCITTPQRISAARLQKALGQKLTQEVQGVCKVLRLLSYQPQDPYGSLQGGFLVLNAVSCPSIQAKLQDLLGQYKQHIRFCSYQAGTEGGIWQCLWDLNGEGKEIERCRVLKVEVPDPSPLVVNIKKSALFYKLEDACSVLQECSTIIPEAGEVLKLVGDARKTVNRKKKFPVIVIEGLDATGKSTLTESLKYSLRAELLKSPPECISPWRKTFDTEPTLLRRAYYAAGNYIGAAQIAEAAQMSTVIVDRYWHSTAAYSIGTEIGGGVPNLPEYHHEIYQWPSDLLKPDLVILLTVSDEERLLRIRKRGLAETVEEKELESNRMFRQKIEEAYMRMENPGCLVVDASASKETVLQHVLSIIYRHCALAL, from the exons ATGTGGAGCTCATTCAgactgcactcacactcactctgcaAGAGACAGACAGCTAGATTTAAAGCCCTCTTGGTAAATATGAGTTCCCTGAGCCAGGGCTGTGCAGACTGGAGATCTCGCCTGTTTGCAGTGGATGCCAACACAAGCCTGGGCATTCCAGACCCTTTCTATTTCACATGTGCTAATAGCAGCCATCACCTCCCCAGCCTCAATGCCCAGGAATGGCCAGTGCTTGCCCAGGTGGGTAGTGCCCATTCAGTGTGCATAACGACCCCCCAGAGAATCTCTGCAGCCAGGTTACAGAAAGCACTAGGTCAGAAATTAACCCAAGAAGTGCAGGGGGTCTGCAAAGTGCTCAGACTGCTCTCATACCAACCACAGGACCCCTATGGCTCCCTGCAGGGGGGGTTCCTGGTGCTGAATGCAGTGAGCTGCCCCTCCATACAAGCCAAGCTGCAGGACCTGCTGGGGCAGTATAAACAGCATATCCGCTTCTGCAGCTACCAGGCTGGCACAGAGGGGGGCATCTGGCAGTGTCTCTGGGATCTcaatggagaaggaaaggaaataGAGCGATGCCGAGTACTGAAGGTAGAAGTTCCAGACCCAAGCCCCCTGGTGGTAAACATCAAGAAATCCGCTCTGTTCTACAAGTTGGAAGATGCTTGTTCTGTTCTTCAAGAG TGTTCCACAATTATTCCTGAAGCCGGTGAGGTTCTAAAATTAGTGGGAGATGCAAGAAAAACTGTCAACcgtaaaaaaaaattccctgtTATTGTTATTGAAGGACTTGATGCCACAG GGAAAAGTACACTGACTGAATCCCTGAAGTATTCTCTAAGAGCTGAATTACTTAAATCCCCACCAGAATGCATAAGCCCATGGAGAAAAACATTTGATACTGAACCAACACTTCTAAGAAGAGCATACTATGCCGCGGGTAATTATATTGGAGCAGCTCAAATAGCAGAAGCCGCCCAGATGTCTACTGTTATTGTGGACAG GTATTGGCATAGCACAGCTGCATACTCCATTGGCACAGAGATAGGAGGCGGTGTGCCAAATCTACCAGAATATCACCATGAGATTTACCAATGGCCGAGTGATCTCCTTAAACCCGACCTAGTCATTTTACTCACTGTTAGTGATGAAGAGAGATTACTAAGAATACGCAAGAGAGGGCTGGCAGAGACAGTGGAAGAAAAGGAGTTGGAGTCTAACAGAATGTTTCGACaaaa GATTGAAGAGGCATACATGAGAATGGAGAATCCTGGCTGTTTAGTAGTTGATGCCAGTGCTTCGAAGGAAACTGTTTTACAGCATGTGTTGTCTATTATATATAGACATTGTGCACTTGCATTGTGA
- the CMPK2 gene encoding UMP-CMP kinase 2, mitochondrial isoform X2: MWSSFRLHSHSLCKRQTARFKALLVNMSSLSQGCADWRSRLFAVDANTSLGIPDPFYFTCANSSHHLPSLNAQEWPVLAQVGSAHSVCITTPQRISAARLQKALGQKLTQEVQGVCKVLRLLSYQPQDPYGSLQGGFLVLNAVSCPSIQAKLQDLLGQYKQHIRFCSYQAGTEGGIWQCLWDLNGEGKEIERCRVLKVEVPDPSPLVVNIKKSALFYKLEDACSVLQECSTIIPEAGEVLKLVGDARKTVNRKKKFPVIVIEGLDATECISPWRKTFDTEPTLLRRAYYAAGNYIGAAQIAEAAQMSTVIVDRYWHSTAAYSIGTEIGGGVPNLPEYHHEIYQWPSDLLKPDLVILLTVSDEERLLRIRKRGLAETVEEKELESNRMFRQKIEEAYMRMENPGCLVVDASASKETVLQHVLSIIYRHCALAL; this comes from the exons ATGTGGAGCTCATTCAgactgcactcacactcactctgcaAGAGACAGACAGCTAGATTTAAAGCCCTCTTGGTAAATATGAGTTCCCTGAGCCAGGGCTGTGCAGACTGGAGATCTCGCCTGTTTGCAGTGGATGCCAACACAAGCCTGGGCATTCCAGACCCTTTCTATTTCACATGTGCTAATAGCAGCCATCACCTCCCCAGCCTCAATGCCCAGGAATGGCCAGTGCTTGCCCAGGTGGGTAGTGCCCATTCAGTGTGCATAACGACCCCCCAGAGAATCTCTGCAGCCAGGTTACAGAAAGCACTAGGTCAGAAATTAACCCAAGAAGTGCAGGGGGTCTGCAAAGTGCTCAGACTGCTCTCATACCAACCACAGGACCCCTATGGCTCCCTGCAGGGGGGGTTCCTGGTGCTGAATGCAGTGAGCTGCCCCTCCATACAAGCCAAGCTGCAGGACCTGCTGGGGCAGTATAAACAGCATATCCGCTTCTGCAGCTACCAGGCTGGCACAGAGGGGGGCATCTGGCAGTGTCTCTGGGATCTcaatggagaaggaaaggaaataGAGCGATGCCGAGTACTGAAGGTAGAAGTTCCAGACCCAAGCCCCCTGGTGGTAAACATCAAGAAATCCGCTCTGTTCTACAAGTTGGAAGATGCTTGTTCTGTTCTTCAAGAG TGTTCCACAATTATTCCTGAAGCCGGTGAGGTTCTAAAATTAGTGGGAGATGCAAGAAAAACTGTCAACcgtaaaaaaaaattccctgtTATTGTTATTGAAGGACTTGATGCCACAG AATGCATAAGCCCATGGAGAAAAACATTTGATACTGAACCAACACTTCTAAGAAGAGCATACTATGCCGCGGGTAATTATATTGGAGCAGCTCAAATAGCAGAAGCCGCCCAGATGTCTACTGTTATTGTGGACAG GTATTGGCATAGCACAGCTGCATACTCCATTGGCACAGAGATAGGAGGCGGTGTGCCAAATCTACCAGAATATCACCATGAGATTTACCAATGGCCGAGTGATCTCCTTAAACCCGACCTAGTCATTTTACTCACTGTTAGTGATGAAGAGAGATTACTAAGAATACGCAAGAGAGGGCTGGCAGAGACAGTGGAAGAAAAGGAGTTGGAGTCTAACAGAATGTTTCGACaaaa GATTGAAGAGGCATACATGAGAATGGAGAATCCTGGCTGTTTAGTAGTTGATGCCAGTGCTTCGAAGGAAACTGTTTTACAGCATGTGTTGTCTATTATATATAGACATTGTGCACTTGCATTGTGA